Proteins co-encoded in one Artemia franciscana chromosome 10, ASM3288406v1, whole genome shotgun sequence genomic window:
- the LOC136032317 gene encoding trypsin-1-like isoform X2 encodes MASVVTMKVLIATLVSLAVAVSGENYVIPRLPLSFMLRRGVSLVPESKIVGGDPVNKGDVPWQVSLQRVGSFGNSHFCGGSILDADTILTAAHCTDGETPSRIVVVAGDHILSTEDGDEQVIEVASINENPDYNSRTFENDVCVLKLSSSINLGGNVQAVNLPAPMSDVDAGVMVSVSGWGTTSSGGSLSDVLRSVDVPVVSDDDCRGAYGANDVTDSMICAGDLDNGGVDSCQGDSGGPLYMGSTVIGIVSLGYGCAFAGYPGVYTQVSYFIDFINSV; translated from the exons GCGAGAATTATGTAATCCCACGTCTTCCCTTGAGCTTTATGCTTCGTCGTGGAGTAAGCCTTGTTCCAGAATCGAAGATTGTTGGTGGTGATCCAGTCAATAAGGGAGACGTCCCCTGGCAAGTTTCTCTCCAGCGAGTTGGCTCCTTTGGTAATTCTCACTTCTGCGGTGGCTCCATCTTGGATGCTGACACAATTTTGACTGCAGCTCATTGTACTGATGG AGAAACCCCTAGCCGAATTGTGGTTGTTGCTGGTGATCACATCCTTAGTACCGAAGATGGTGATGAACAAGTAATTGAAGTTGCTTCAATTAATGAAAACCCTGATTACAACTCTCGTACTTTTGAAAATGATGTTTGTGTCCTGAAGCTATCCAGCAGCATTAACCTTGGTGGGAATGTTCAGGCGGTGAACCTTCCTGCTCCGATGTCTGATGTTGATGCTGGGGTCATGGTCTCTGTATCTGGATGGGGTACTACCTct TCTGGTGGGTCTCTTTCCGATGTTCTTCGATCTGTTGATGTTCCCGTCGTTAGCGACGATGACTGCCGCGGAGCTTATGGAGCAAACGATGTTACCGACAGCATGATCTGTGCAGGTGATCTCGACAATGGTGGAGTTGACTCCTGCCAG gGTGATTCTGGAGGACCACTGTACATGGGTTCCACTGTTATTGGTATTGTATCCTTGGGATATGGATGTGCATTTGCTGGATACCCAGGTGTCTACACTCAAGTATCATACTTCATTGACTTTATTAATTCAGTCTAA